The DNA segment CGTTTCATAGTTTACATAATATCTGTTATCGGACATTCGACCAGTCATTCTGACTAAACAAAAGTGCCTGTCACTAGACCTCTTCCCTCAGTGGATGGCGATGGCACCTTATCGAGGTTTCAGGAGGCCTGGGTTCTCATGGAATCCTGCCGGAATCTCGAACGTATTGGGGTCGAGACGAGAATCGGTAATCGATTCCACGACGCGTTCACTGATCATTGTCTTACCCGCACCGTATTTGTCGCCTATCCACTTGATCGTATGGCGCACCTGAACGGCTAAGCCTATTGGAACCGGGCCAACATGATGCACGTCTGCCAGTTCGGGATAAGTCACGACCAATGCTCCGCCAAGCTCTCCGGGCAAGGCGGTCATGCTGGGACACTCAACCTGTTGATGCTCGACGTACCATGCATCAACCGTCTCGGTCCCGCCGGTCCCGTTGTTTGTCGGGCGCTCGACCGTGGTGACGAAGCGCCTGGCCGTAAGTCCGAGAATCGCCTTCCGCTCGCCTGTATCCACTGTGCGACTCTCGATGCGAACTGCATCGGCCGGATGCTTGCTGATGTAATCTCGCAAGTCCGCGTCAGTCCACAGACGCGGTAGTTTCAAGGCGCGATATTGACGGGTGGTTGGATCGCTTATCAATCCCGTTCGAGTCGCACAATTGTTGATCCTCGTCCAGGTCACCTTGCCAGCAGCATCAACGGAATCGATCCGGCGCATCGTCGAATGCACGTAGTACACGCTCCGAACGACTATTGGATTCTCTACGCCAGGCGCCGAAGGAATCAGTGTCATTGTGTGACGCATTCTGACCGTTGAGTCTGTCTGGGCGAACAGAGGAGCTGCCACGATCAGCAGAAATACGACGGGCGAACGGAAAATTGAGAACATGGGATCAAGAGTACTTCCATACGGAGGCCTAGCAAAGTGCCCACTTCACATGCCCTGAACGGCTTCGGTAGTCTGCCGCGCTATATCTAGCGGAACCTGCGATGGCTGAAACGGGACGGAAGGAAGTTCGGCGGTTCTACCAATACTGCTCGTCAACCCGCTCATGGGCTGGGTACTGGGTCCTGGCTCCCTGCTAGGACGACCTTGGGATGGAAGAGCGTGCCGGCGATGCGGGTGGCAATGGCAATCAGCTCCGACTGCCCGACGAAGACCTTCACGAACCTGGCCTTCGACATCTCGGGCAGGTTGACCGCGATGCCGTGGCGGACTTTGGCTGCGAGGTCGTCGGCGACGGTGACGCAGGGAAAAGCCGGCAGCACCCGCCGCGGATGGACGAATTCCCTTTCGGGGTCCCCTGCCTGCGCGGCCGCTTCTAGTTGCTCAAGGCTCCGGGCGTCTTCCACGCCGAATTCCCCGGAGGCGGTGCGCCGCAGGCTGGCCAGGTGGCCGCCGATTCCCAGTGTCCTGCCCAGCTCGTGAGCGATGGAGCGAAGGTAGGTTCCTGATGACACGCGGGAGCGGAACCGGGCACGGTCTCCCGACAGCGACAGAATCTCCAGTTCCCGTACCTCCACCTCGACCGGCTGAAGCTCGACCTCTTTCTTCTTCCGAGCCAGCTTGTAGGCGGGCACACCGCCGATCTTCTTTGCCGAAAAAGGAGGCGGCATCTGCCTGATCCTGCCGACAAAGCCGCTGGCAGCATCCCGGACCTGCTCAAGCGACAGGTCGGCCTGCCTTGCTTCCCCGACCGGCTCGCCTTCGGCGTCATAGGTGTCGGTGGCCAAGCCGAACCGGAACTCGCCCTCATAGGACTTCTCCGCGTGGCTGTAGAACTGGGCTAGGCGGGTCATCCGGCCGAGAAGCAGCGGAAGCACACCTGTAGCCATGGGGTCCAGTGTCCCCAGATGTCCCACGGAGCGCTCGTGGAGCAGGCGGCGGACGCGCGCGACCACGTCATGCGAGGTCATGCCTGCGGCCTTGTCGATGACCAAGACACCGTTCATGGCTTTCTGCTATCGTGAGGTCCAAGCGCGCAATGAGTCAACCATGAACGCCGCCAGCTCCGGTTCCGGGGCTCCCGACCGATGATCCCGATTCGCGACGACACTCCGCGCACCACCACGCCGTACGTCACTTACTTCCTGGTGGGCCTGAACCTGCTGATCTTCCTGTTCGAGGTGGCGCTCGATCCGCGGAGCCGTACTGGCTTCATCTTCACCTTCGGCACCATCCCGGTCCGCTTTCTGCAGCTGATCCGGCCCCATCCGCTGGCGGCCATGGTGCCGGTGGTCACCTCGATGTTCCTGCACGCCTCCTGGCTGCACGTGATCTTCAACATGTGGGGGCTGTGGATCTTCGGTGACAACGTCGAAGACCATCTCGGTCATGTCCGCTACCTGCTGTTCTACCTGCTGACCGGCTTCGCCGCCGCCGGCCTGCACATCCTCTTCAATAGCACTTCGCAGGTGCCGAGCGTGGGCGCCAGCGGAGCCATCGCGGGGGTGATGGGAGCCTACTTCCTGTTGTACCCCTCAGCCCGGGTACTGACGCTGATCCCCT comes from the Terriglobales bacterium genome and includes:
- the truB gene encoding tRNA pseudouridine(55) synthase TruB, with the protein product MNGVLVIDKAAGMTSHDVVARVRRLLHERSVGHLGTLDPMATGVLPLLLGRMTRLAQFYSHAEKSYEGEFRFGLATDTYDAEGEPVGEARQADLSLEQVRDAASGFVGRIRQMPPPFSAKKIGGVPAYKLARKKKEVELQPVEVEVRELEILSLSGDRARFRSRVSSGTYLRSIAHELGRTLGIGGHLASLRRTASGEFGVEDARSLEQLEAAAQAGDPEREFVHPRRVLPAFPCVTVADDLAAKVRHGIAVNLPEMSKARFVKVFVGQSELIAIATRIAGTLFHPKVVLAGSQDPVPSP
- a CDS encoding rhomboid family intramembrane serine protease, which translates into the protein MIPIRDDTPRTTTPYVTYFLVGLNLLIFLFEVALDPRSRTGFIFTFGTIPVRFLQLIRPHPLAAMVPVVTSMFLHASWLHVIFNMWGLWIFGDNVEDHLGHVRYLLFYLLTGFAAAGLHILFNSTSQVPSVGASGAIAGVMGAYFLLYPSARVLTLIPFFFLYFTWLPAWLVLGYWFVVQFLSGAATSITYSHQTGGGVAFWAHVGGFVAGLALIKLFPARAPRYRYTEWS